CAGGCATTTCATGTTCGTGCTCTTGAGCAGATGCTTCAGATATTCGTGCAGATCGGTGAAGCTGGTGTTAACCGTGACCTTGTTTTCCCACTCAAAGTCCTGCCACATCTGACGGAACTCGGTGTCTGTGCAGCTGGCCGGGATTATGTAATCCATGATGTCAATGTGTATGGTATTGAGTACCACCACATTTGTATTCAGCGCTGTGTCATAAACTGTAAGGACAcaacatttttacaatttactgATCATTTAGTGGGGTAGTAATACAGCCTTACCTATGTTGCCGAATATGATACCGTTCTCGGTAGAAGAGACCTTCACATTGGCCTTAATGTTGCAAAAATCATGCGGAGCCAACACAACGGGTTGCGGACGCTCTACCAGTTTCAGGTCGCCTAACGTGGCCAATTCCAATGTGCAGCTTTGCAGTGTGTCATCTACGTAATTGAACAAGGAAACAAACTCATTTAGGagcatttcaattgattgatttcACTCACTTGTCTGGTTCACGATTAGCACATCCAAGACAATGTCATATTGATTAACATTGACATACGCTTCTGCATAGACGGGATCCGAGAAGCCCGTTAACTGTGTGACCTTGTTGAGCTTATTATTGGGCGACGAAATGTCGTTGATCTGGGCGTTCTTGGTGCCAGCCAAAGCCTGATTCAGACTCGACTCGAACACATTCTCTCCCAGCTGATTGTCGCGTCCATTCGAGAGCTGTGCAAAGTTCACAGGCGAATCTGGTTGTACCTTAGCCGTGACACGTTGTTTCTCCTTGAGCAGGCGTTGATCTTCCTCATGCTGGGCATCTAACATTTTGCCCAGAGCATCGCGACAATCATGCATAAAAACAGCAATAGCTTCGGGCGTGCGCTCGCTCAAAGTTCGCAAACAAATCATGATGCGATCAGAATCATCGTGTGTTATGGGTTTCGTGGGGAAACCAGATTTGCCCAAATGCAAAATGGAGCTCATGATCAGCATCACCTGTGTTGTGAGACGATTCTGTGTGCGTGCATCCGGATGTAGTTCAGCATATCGCAGTGCCAACTTAGTCAAGGTAGCCGAAAGGGCGGCTCCAATGAAGAAATCACCATCCATTAAATACTGACGCAGTGGCGGACGCTTCTCCTTCTTGGCAAcactataaaaatgaatagagTCATAATACTTAAATTACTTGCAAGTTTTAGTTGTCACAGCTTACGGTGCCAAGCTGTAGGCGCTCTGTGTGGCATAAGTGCCATCGGAGGTGAccttgctgctgctattggtGGTGTTGTTGACAACgccctgttgctgctgttcctcGCTCTGGTCACCAGCCAAACGCCGCTGCTCTGCATCCACCATGGGAATGTCACCCAGTGTTTGCTGAATGGCCGCAATCACCTCCAAGATTTGTGCGCCCTCCACATACTCTCCCAATATCCAAACAGCAGCGCGATGTATCTTCGAGGACTTGATTTGTGGAAAGGCTTCAATCAAATGCTTTATGATCAGAGGTTGCAATGCCGGAAACTTTTGTATGGCTTCGCGTATAAAGATCAGAACATCAATAGCAGCCAGTTCATTAGTGTCCGACAAGAACTCAACCAGCACAGGAATCACATGGCTGGCCACATCGGGGAATTTGATGGAGCACGTATGCAGGGTGCGCACCAATAGTTGACGATATTTGCCCGTATCCTCGTGCTCCACATTATGCGTCTTGGCCACCTCCTTCTGCAGAACCTGAACCATCTCGTTGATATTGCGCGAAGACACCAAATCCatggccaaagccaaagtcttGCGTCGCACCTCAATATCGGGTGCGGCAAGCACACGCAGCACATCCATCAC
This window of the Drosophila albomicans strain 15112-1751.03 chromosome 2L, ASM965048v2, whole genome shotgun sequence genome carries:
- the LOC117565591 gene encoding LOW QUALITY PROTEIN: coatomer subunit beta-like (The sequence of the model RefSeq protein was modified relative to this genomic sequence to represent the inferred CDS: deleted 1 base in 1 codon), producing the protein MSNVPCYTIINSPDLEVPNEMQLKQDLEKGDTNVKIETLKKVIKLLLNGERYPGLIMTIIRFVLPVQNHTIKKLLLIFWEIVPKTSSDGKLLQEMILVCDAFRKDLQHPNEFLRGSTLRFLCKLKEPELLEPLMPAIRACLDHRHSYVRRNAVLAIFTIYKNFDWLVPDGPELIATFLDTQQDMSCKRNAFLMLLHADQERALNYLASCIDQVQSFGDILQLVIVELIYKVCHANPAERSRFIRCIYNLLNSSSNAVRYESAGTLVTLSLAPTAIKAAAGCYIELIVKESDNNVKLIVLDRLIAMKENEHMEKVMQDLVMDVLRVLAAPDIEVRRKTLALAMDLVSSRNINEMVQVLQKEVAKTHNVEHEDTGKYRQLLVRTLHTCSIKFPDVASHVIPVLVEFLSDTNELAAIDVLIFIREAIQKFPALQPLIIKHLIEAFPQIKSSKIHRAAVWILGEYVEGAQILEVIAAIQQTLGDIPMVDAEQRRLAGDQSEEQQQQGVVNNTTNSSSKVTSDGTYATQSAYSLAPVAKKEKRPPLRQYLMDGDFFIGAALSATLTKLALRYAELHPDARTQNRLTTQVMLIMSSILHLGKSGFPTKPITHDDSDRIMICLRTLSERTPEAIAVFMHDCRDALGKMLDAQHEEDQRLLKEKQRVTAKVQPDSPVNFAQLSNGRDNQLGENVFESSLNQALAGTKNAQINDISSPNNKLNKVTQLTGFSDPVYAEAYVNVNQYDIVLDVLIVNQTNDTLQSCTLELATLGDLKLVERPQPVVLAPHDFCNIKANVKVSSTENGIIFGNIVYDTALNTNVVVLNTIHIDIMDYIIPASCTDTEFRQMWQDFEWENKVTVNTSFTDLHEYLKHLLKSTNMKCLTPEKALSGQCGFLAANIYAKSIFGENALANLSIEKPVDDPDSKVTGHIRIRAKSQGMALSLGDKISSSQKQAVQVA